The uncultured Bacteroides sp. genome includes the window GATTAGATGAACTTGCCTAAAAGATTTATAATGCTTTTTATCTTTTCCATACTAGCTATTAGTATGAAAGTTAGCGCTATATGTTCTATTGGAGTTTCTAATTCATTTTCTGATTCTTCTTCCTTTACATCAGACGTTACAACGCAGGACTCTAACAATATACACAAGGCTTTATCTTTGTCTTTTGCCGAAATTGCAGGGAAATCCATTACTGAATCTTTTTCTTTCACTAATAATGTGCGACTTCGTAGATCGATCGTTGATTATTTTAATATTATTAAAAAACACATGTCGTTGCTATGTATAAGAGAAAGTTTGTTAGTATCCGACAGAAGTAAATTATTCTATTCAAATATGTCCTCTCACTGCATGCAAACGTGCAGCGATTATTATGTCTTTTCGTTAAGGCACATTCTTATTTAAATCCTCTTTATATACTCTGTTTTATTTTCATATAGGCTTACTTTTTTGTGAGTTTATGGGGGATTGTTTTGCCCTCATCGGTATGTATCTAATCAATAAGAATATATTTAATAATGTTTATTATGGAAACTAATAAAAAAAAGTCTTTCTCTTTTACTGGCATCAGATCGGCTGGTCTTGTTATTATTTGTTGCTTTATTATAGCAGTATGCATTTATAATTTCATATTTGGAAATCCATCGAACTTTATGCATAACGACCCGAATAATCATCCTCTTCCAGAAAACTTCTTGGGTACAATATATAAAGGCGGAGTAATTGTTCCGATTATTCAAACCTTATTGCTTACTGTTCTTGCATTGAGCATTGAACGATATTTTGCTATTCGCACAGCCTTTGGCAAAGGGCCACTAGTGAAGTTTGTGAAAAGCATAAAAGAGGCTCTTACGGCAGGCGATATTAAGAAAGCTCAGGAGATTTGCAATAAACAACAAGGATCTGTGGCTAATGTCGTTATTTCAACTTTAAAAAAATACGATGAAATGGAATTTGATACCGCTTTGCCTAAAGATCAAAAATTACTTGCTATCCAAAAGGAATTGGATGAAGCTACTGCCTTAGAATTGCCTATGATGGAACAAAATTTACCAATAATTGGAACGATCACTACGTTAGGAACTTTGATGGGATTGTTAGGCACCGTTATCGGTATGATTCGCTCTTTTGCAGCTTTGGCTGCCGGCGGGTCGGCAGATTCAATGGCTCTTTCTCAAGGTATTTCAGAAGCATTGATTAATACGGCTTTTGGTATACTTACCGGTGCATTGGCTGTGATTTCTTACAACTATTATACAAATAAAATAGATAAACTGACCTACAGCCTTGATGAGGTGGGTTTTTCTATTGTACAAACATTTGCCGCAACTCACAAATAATATATTGAAGTTAAAAATGCGGATAGAATTATGAGTAGAGCAAAAATCAAGAAAAAAAGCACATTCATTGACATGACTGCAATGAGCGATGTTACCGTACTGTTACTAACCTTTTTTATGTTGACGTCTACGTTTGTAAAAAAGGAACCCGTGAAGGTAACTACTCCGGCATCTGTTTCTGAAATCAAAATACCGGAAACTAACATTTTGCAAATATTAGTTAATCCGGATGGGAAAATCTTCATGAGTTTAGATAAGCAATCAGATTTAAAGGCTACTTTGGAAGGCATGGGGAAGGAATATGGAATGGCTTTCACACCCGAACAAATTAAAAAATTTATGCTTTCAACGACATTTGGTGTGCCAATGAAAAGCATGAAAACTTATTTGAATTTGCCTGCGGAGAAACAAGATGCTGTTTTGAAAAATGAAGGGATTCCTTGTGACAGTATTGATAACCAATTTAAAGCGTGGATAAGGAATGCACGTATGGTAAATGCAGATTTGCGTATTGCAATTAAAGCTGATCAATCTACTCCTTATTCCGTTATAAAGAGGGTAATGAATTCACTTCAGGATCTTCGGGAGAATCGATATAACTTGATTACTTCGTTAAAAACGACTTCTGAAAAATAAAAACGAATAAATTATGAGTGCTGAAGTACAAGAAAGTGGCAATAAAAAAGCCGGTAAAAGCAAGCAGAAGAAAATAGCAGTTCGCGTAGATTTTACACCAATGGTAGATATGAACATGCTGCTAATTACTTTTTTTATGCTTTGCACCTCGTTGAGCAAACCTCAAACGATGGAAATAAGTATGCCGAGTAATGATAAAAATATAACGGAAGAACAGAAAACGAAAGTAAAAGCTTCTCAAGCTATAACATTATTATTGGGCAGTGACGATAAGTTGTTTTATTATGAAGGGGAACCTAATTACAAAGATTATACCTCATTGAAAGAAACGACCTATAAACCTGATGGCTTACGTGCTTTACTTCTTAAACGAAATAAAGAAGCTGTGCAAAAAGTAAATGATTTAAAGCAACAAAAGCTGAATATGAAAATATCAGATAAAGAATATATGGACAAACTCACTGAAATAAAGAATGGAAAGAATACCCCTGTGGTTATTATTAAAGGAACGAATGAGTCTACCTATAAAAATCTGATCGATGCTCTAGACGAAATGCAGATATGCAATATTGGTAAATATGTAATTACAGATATTGCAGATGCTGACAAATTCTTATTAAAGAATTTTGAAACTCAGGGTGGGCTCTCAAGTAAAATTGTTGAGTAGTAATACCACTTAAAAACAAGAGAATAAAGATGGCAAAAATAGATTTGGCCTCCCTAGAGTGGTGTGAATTGGTCTTTAAAGGCAAGAATAAGTCTTATGGCGCATATAAACTACGCATAGATTCTCCTAAACGTCATAATCGGGCGATGTTTATTGTTCTTATTATTGCTTTAATAGGTTTTAGTATACCGGCGCTCATTAGAATGGCAACTCCAAAGCAGAAGGAATTGATGACTGAGGTTACTGCATTATCGCAATTAGAAAAGCCTGATGTGAAGCAGGATGATATGAAAAAAGTGCAGCCCGTGGCTCCTCCGCCTCCTGCGCTGAAAAGTACCATTAAGTTTACTGCTCCTATTATTAAAAAGGATTCTGAGGTGCGCGACGATGATGAAATTAAGAGTCAGCAAGAATTAGCTCAGACTAAGGTATCTATTTCTATAGCCGATGTAAAAGGTAATGATGAAGCCAATGGAAAGGATATTGCTGATTTAAAGCAAGTTGTTACGCAAGCTCCGGCTGAAGAAGATAAGGTTTTCGATATGGTAGAGCAAATGCCTACATTCCCGGGAGGACAGGCTGAACTACTCTCTTTTATCGGAAAGAATTTAAAATACCCCACTATTGCTCAGGAAAATGGTACGCAAGGGCGCGTCATTTGTCAGTTTATTGTAGGGAAAGACGGAACGGTGAGAGATGTGCAAGTTGTTAAATCTCTCGACCCTTATTGTGATAAAGAAGCTGTACGTGTTATTCGTTCAATGCCTCGGTGGATTCCCGGGAAACAAAACGGTAAAACTGTAACGGTAAAATACACAGTGCCCATCGTATTTAGATTACAGTAATAATGATGAAAAAAGAATGGCTAATTGTAATGTTGTCTTTAGTTGGATTTTCTGCTTGTAGCCGGAAACCGAAAGATGGATTGACGGATACTTATACGTCGGGCGTAATAATAATTGCTGCCGATGAGAGCTTTCAGCCCATTGTTCAAGAAGAAGTAGATGTGTTTGAGGGCATCAATACGTTGGCCGGAATTGTTCCCCGTTATACTACTGAAGTGAATGCAATTAATTTATTTCTAAAGGACAGTGTGCGCGTGGCTATCGTTACACGCACACTGACCCCGAAGGAGATTAATTCATTTCACAGCCGTAAATTTTTCCCTCAGGAAATAAAACTGGCTACAGATGGATTGGCACTTATCGTAAATCGAACGAATACGGACTCGCTGATTAGTGTACGTGATATTCAACGGATACTAACCGGCAAAGTGAAGGAATGGAAAGATATATATTCTGCTTCACATTTAAAAAATATTCAGTTTGTTTTTGATAATAAGAACTCGAGTTCGGTTCGCTTTGTTGTCGATTCTTTATGCAAAGATAAGCCTTTATCGAAAAATTTGAGGGCGCTAAATAATAATCGGGAGGTGATAAATTATGTTGCTAATACTCCGGAAGCTATAGGGATAATTGGAGTTAATTGGTTAGGTAACCGTAGTGACACAACGAATCTCTCTTTTCGAAATGAAATAAGAGTTATGTCTGTTAGTTCGGAAGATGTGGCTACACCGGATAATAGTTACAAGCCCTATCAGGCATATCTCTTCTATGGAAACTATCCGCTGGTTAGAAGCATCTATGTTTTACTTAATGATCCTCGTAATGCATTGCCTTGGGGGTTTACTTCATTTCTTACTTCTGACAGAGGACAAAGGATTATTTTAAAATCGGGACTGGTACCTGCTACGCAACCTGTGCGTGTGGTAGATGTAGAAAATAAACAATAATTTAATATAAATTGCTATGAAACGAATTCAACTGTTAATGTTAGTGATGTGTGTAGCCGTTAGTCCGCTTCTGGCCCAGTCAGTAAGTACTGATCTACAAAGCAATGTAGCTCGGATAAAAGAGCTTGTACAAACGAATGCTCAACAAGCAACAGAAGAAATTAACCAACTACTTAAAGGAAAAAACAAAAAAGATCCTGATTTATTAGTTGCTATCGGCCGTGTCTATTTAGATGCAGGAAAAAGTTCTGATGCGGAGATTTATCTCGATCAAGCGAAGAAAGTGAATAATAAATATCCGGCTGTCTATTTACTTGAAGGAGATATCGCCTTATCTAAAAAAGATGGTGGAGCAGCCTGCCAGTTTTATGAGCAAGCCATTTATTTTGATCCTAATTGTAAAGAGGCATATTTAAAATATGCTCACGTTTATAAGGAGGCAAATCCGGAGCAGGCCATAGAAATGCTGTTACGTTTAAAAGAAATTGCGCCGGATTATCTTCCAGCTGATAAAGAATTGGCTGATGTATATTATAAAAGTAATCAATTTGCTAAGGCTATCGAAGTGTATGCTCGTTTTATTAATAGCCCTGAAGCAACTGAGGATGATATGTTGAAGTATGCTTTTGCACTTTTTCTAAATCATGATTTCACTAAATCACTTGAAATTACTCAGCTGGGGTTGCAACGCAATAGTCACTATGCTCCTTTTAACCGTTTGGCAATGTACAACTATACTGATCTAAAGCTTTACGAACAAGGGCTGAAAGCTGCCGATGATTTTTTTAATCATTCTGATAATCCCGATTTTTCTTATCTTGATTATATGTATTATGGCCATTTGCTTAGCGTTTCGAAAAAATATGATGAAGCAATAGTTCAATATGAAAAAGCATTAAAGTTGGATAGTTTGAAAACTGATTTATGGCGCGAAATTTCAAATGCTTATGAGAACATGAGCAATTATGTAAGTGCTATTGATTCTTATAAGAAATATTTCGCATCATTTACAGCTGATCTTCAGACGCCCGATTTGCTGTTTCAGTTAGGGAAGTTATATTATGAAGAAGGGACAATGCCTGCTTTGCAAGATCTTGCGATAAAAAAGACGTCCCTTGTTGAAGCTGATTCGGTCTTTTCTATTATTGTAGAAAAAGTTCCTGAAAGCTATCTTGGCCTTTTTTGGCGTGCACGTGCCAATTCGGCTTTAGATTCCGAAACGACTCAAGGACTTGCAAAACCTTATTATGAGGCAACGCTTTCGCTATTGGCCGGCAAAAATGAAGCTCGTTATAATCCTGTTATAATAGAATGTTATAGCTATTTAGGATATTATTATTTGATAAACAATAAATTACTTCAATCCAAAGAGTACTGGACTAAAATTCTCTCTATTGATCCTACTAATTCTACTGCGAAGAAAGCATTAGCAGGTATTAAATAATCCAAATGCATTGCATTTATCTCGCAGTAATATGAAAACAACCTTGCTTTAATTCATACTTTACATAACATTTATCGGCTTTGCGCACATCACGCAGCACTTCGGAAAGAACCAGTTTTAGAGTCTCGGCACTGACATCTTCCAAAGGACGTCCGTCTTCGTCTTCTACCTTGGTAAATCGTTTCCAACTGACATCAAACGTAGTGCCATAGAAATGGGTGGAATTCTCGGAAGCATTACCGTTACGACGGCGCAGACGATCGACATCATAGCGCGTACGAAGCATAGAGGTAACCATTATACGGTTAGGATTGAGGCCTTTAGAATGCAAAGAATCGAGGAAATTGGCGCCTATGGTGCTCAAGAGCTCACTAGCACGGGGTACTAAATAAGGAACAGAATGGGTAAGAGAATCTATAGAGTAAAATTCGTTATTTGATAAGTGGACCACCTTATCGCCCAACGCCTTTAATTCTTCACGCGTATTGAGCGGAGTTATTCCATTGACCATAGCAGAGACAAGCTGAGTATCGTTTAAATCGCCAAAAGAACGTCTGTAACTGATTACACCATGTATATTGTGCGGATGATTTAACTTTAAAGACATATTTTTGCTGCTTTCACTGCTTGGAAATATCAAAAGAATTATACCAACAAATAGCACAAAGAGCAGCAGATAGGCAATGTTACGATAACGGGGTTTTAACTTTCGCATGTTTCTATTCTTCAGTTTTCTCATGCAAATATAACTAAATTGACTCTTTCACAAAAGTGCCCTGCAAATTAATTGGTAAAAAACCCTAAAAATATTCAGCCGATTGATTAAATTTGCAGGCGTTTAACGCTGAACACTTCCATAACCCGGCGAAAAAATAGTTCGGCAACCAAACAAATCAACCCTTAAACTCATTTAATGATAGAAAAACTAATTGTTCTCGAGGACATTGATCCTGTTATTTTTTACGGTGTTAACAACACTAACATACAACTGATTAAAGCCTTGTATCCCAAGCTGAGAATAGTAGCCAGGGGTAATGTAATTAAGGTACTTGGAGACGAAAAAGAGATGTGTACTTTTGAGGAAAACATCATTGCATTGGAAAAATATTGTGCGGAATATAATTCCCTCAAAGAGGAGGTAATCATTGACATTGTAAAAGGAAATGCACCACAAGCGGAAAAATCCGGAAATGTCATCGTATTCAGCGTTACAGGAAAACCGATCATTCCACGTAGTGAGAATCAATTAAAACTGGTGGAAGGCTTTGCCAAAAATGATATGATCTTCGCCATCGGGCCTGCCGGTTCGGGAAAAACTTACACAGCAATAGCGTTGGCCGTAAGAGCACTGAAAAATAAGGAAATAAAGAAGATAATACTCAGCCGTCCGGCCGTGGAGGCCGGCGAGAAGCTAGGTTTCTTGCCGGGAGATATGAAAGAAAAAATAGACCCGTATCTGCAACCGCTCTATGATGCTTTACAGGATATGATTCCGGCAGCCAAACTGAAAGAATATATGGAGTTAAACGTGATACAAATTGCCCCGTTGGCTTTTATGCGCGGAAGAACGCTAAACGATGCGGTGGTTATCTTGGATGAAGCGCAAAACACGACCGTACAACAAATCAAAATGTTTCTAACCCGCATGGGCATGAATACAAAGATGATCGTTACGGGTGATATGACGCAGATTGACTTGCCTGCTTCGCAAACATCGGGTTTGGTACAGGCCATCAGAATTTTGAAAGGGGTAAAGGGCATCAGTTTTGTGGAATTAGGCAAGCGAGACATTGTACGCCACAAATTGGTGGAACGAATTGTAGATGCTTACGAAAAGTTCGATAAAGAACAAAAAACGGAACGGGACAAAAAGAGAGAAGAAGAAAAGACAAATAGACAGAGTGAGGTAAATCGTAATTGATAATTGATATGAAAGCATTAGTAAAAACAGATTTCAACTTTCAGGGACAGAAAAGTGTGTATCACGGGAAAGTACGTGACGTGTACAACATAAATGACGAACTGCTCGTTATGGTGGCAAGTGACCGTATTTCGGCATTCGACGTTATTTTACCGAAAGGTATTCCTTTTAAAGGACAGGTATTAAATCAGATAGCTGCAAAGTTTCTGGATGCTACGGCAGACATTGTTCCGAATTGGAAAATAGCCGCACCGGACCCTATGGTTACCGTAGGCATCAAATGTGAAGGTTTTCGTGTGGAAATGATTATTCGCGGATATCTGACTGGAAGTGCCTGGCGCGAATATGAAACCGGATGTCGTAATATCTGTGGCGTAATATTGCCAGACGGGATGAAAGAAAACCAAAAATTCGCTACTCCTATTATTACTCCTACAACGAAAGCAGACGAAGGGCACGATGAAAACATCTCGAAAGAGGAAATTATCGAGCAAGACATCGTTAGCAAAGAGGATTATGAATTGATGGAAAAATACACGTATGCTCTCTTTCAACGTGGTACAGAAATGGCTGCTGAAAAAGGGCTGATATTGGTAGATACGAAATATGAATTCGGCAAGAAAGACGGTAAGGTCTATCTGATTGACGAAATACATACGCCGGATTCTTCACGCTACTTCTACGCCGATGGTTACGAAGAAAAGTTTGCTAAAGGTGAAGCTCAAAAACAACTTTCAAAAGAATTTGTACGCCAGTGGCTCATTGAACATAACTTCATGGGCAAAACCGGCCAACAGGTTCCTGAAATGACAGACGAATATGTAACTTCTGTTTCTGAACGATATATTGAACTCTACGAGCACATTGTAGGCGAGAAATTCAATAAGGCAACAACGAATGATCTGGCTGCCCGCATTGAAAAGAATGTAACCGAATTTCTAAAAAAATGAACTATCCCCAGGAAAACATCAAACCTTATGAAAATGACGGACAGAAAAGTCCGCAGGTAGAACAGATGTTTAACAATATTGCACGCAAGTATGATTTGTTGAATCATGCGTTATCTATGGGAATCGATAAGAGTTGGAGGCGAAAAGCAATCAAATGGCTTAAACCATTTGCCCCACAGCACATTATGGATGTGGCCACAGGAACAGGTGATTTTGCCATTCTATCCTGTCGCAAACTTCAACCCAAAGAGCTTATCGGGACGGACATTTCGGAAGGTATGATGAATGTGGGAAGAGAAAAAGTAAAAAAGGAAGGTCTCTCTGGCAAAATCAGTTTTGCCAGAGAAGACTGTACCTCTCTATCATTTGCGGCAGACCGTTTCGATGCCATTACGGTGGCATTCGGCATTCGTAATTTTGAAGATCTGGATAAGGGATTGGCCGAAATGCATCGGGTGCTTAAAAAAAACGGACATCTGGTTATTCTCGAATTGACCACCCCCGAAGGCTTCCCTATGAAACAACTGTTTGCCGTTTATTCTAAAGTTGTGATACCTGCTTTAGGCAAGTTATTGTCTAAAGACAAAGGTGCATACACTTATCTGCCACGTAGTATTCAGGCTTTTCCACAAGGAGAGGTAATGAAGAAAGTGATAACAAAAGCCGGCTTCACCGACGTTAGTTTTCAAAGACTAACATTCGGTATCTGCACATTATACACAGCGACCAAATAATCAAAATTTAATACAATCCCCTATGCAAAAGTACGGCTTAATAGGATATCCGTTGAAACATTCGTTTTCTATCGGATATTTTAACGAGAAATTTAGTTCGGAAAATATAAATGCTGAATATGTGAATTTTGAAATTCCCAATATCAGCGACTTCATGGAGGTAATAGAAGAAAATCCGAATTTATGTGGACTGAACGTTACAATCCCCTATAAAGAAAAAGTAATTTCTTTTCTTGATGAATTAGACAAAGACACAATAGCCATCGGCGCAGTTAACGTGATAAAGATTATCCGCGAAAAAGGGAAAGTAAAATTAATCGGTTATAACTCCGATATCATAGGTTTTACACAATCCATACAACCTTTGCTGCAGCCTCATCACCACAAAGCCCTGATATTAGGTACAGGAGGAGCATCAAAAGCTGTATTCCACGGCCTGAAAAAATTGGGTATCGAAGGCAAATTCGTATCACGGACTGCCAGATTCGGCATGTACACTTACGAAGAATTAACTCCTGAGATTATAAAAGAATATACGGTTATTGTGAATTGTACTCCGGTGGGAATGTATCCCAAAGTGGATATATGCCCGAATATTCTTTATGAATACCTTACGCCTGACCATCTGTTATACGACTTGTTGTATAACCCGAATGTAACGCTTTTTATGAAAAAAGGACAAGCAAAAGGAGCTACTACGAAAAACGGGTTGGAGATGCTGCTGCTACAGGCTTTTGCTTCATGGGAAATCTGGCAGAAATAAAAGAGTAAAAAGGCTATGGGTACTAAAAAGAAGAGCAGATCGATAGCATATAGTATCATTATCACGTTTCTACTACTGGCAGTGGGAATAGTGGGAGGTAGTTCTTATATGCTTCACTATTCACTAATACCGAGCAATAACCGGGGAAAAGATGAGGTAACATCATATAAATACATGTACGCCAATTATCCGTTTATAAAAAGCTGGATGGATAGTTTGAGACAAGTTTCTGCCCTGAAGGATACGTTTATAACCAACAAGGCAGGTATTCGTCTGCATGCTTATTATGTTGCCGCTTCGCATCCTACGCCAAAAACAGCTGTAATTGTACACGGATACACAGACAATGCCATCCGCATAATGCAAATAGGCTACCTCTACAACCATGATTTAAAGTACAACATTCTGCTGCCGGACTTACAATATCATGGGCGGAGTGGAGG containing:
- a CDS encoding MotA/TolQ/ExbB proton channel family protein, with translation METNKKKSFSFTGIRSAGLVIICCFIIAVCIYNFIFGNPSNFMHNDPNNHPLPENFLGTIYKGGVIVPIIQTLLLTVLALSIERYFAIRTAFGKGPLVKFVKSIKEALTAGDIKKAQEICNKQQGSVANVVISTLKKYDEMEFDTALPKDQKLLAIQKELDEATALELPMMEQNLPIIGTITTLGTLMGLLGTVIGMIRSFAALAAGGSADSMALSQGISEALINTAFGILTGALAVISYNYYTNKIDKLTYSLDEVGFSIVQTFAATHK
- a CDS encoding biopolymer transporter ExbD; amino-acid sequence: MSRAKIKKKSTFIDMTAMSDVTVLLLTFFMLTSTFVKKEPVKVTTPASVSEIKIPETNILQILVNPDGKIFMSLDKQSDLKATLEGMGKEYGMAFTPEQIKKFMLSTTFGVPMKSMKTYLNLPAEKQDAVLKNEGIPCDSIDNQFKAWIRNARMVNADLRIAIKADQSTPYSVIKRVMNSLQDLRENRYNLITSLKTTSEK
- a CDS encoding biopolymer transporter ExbD; the encoded protein is MSAEVQESGNKKAGKSKQKKIAVRVDFTPMVDMNMLLITFFMLCTSLSKPQTMEISMPSNDKNITEEQKTKVKASQAITLLLGSDDKLFYYEGEPNYKDYTSLKETTYKPDGLRALLLKRNKEAVQKVNDLKQQKLNMKISDKEYMDKLTEIKNGKNTPVVIIKGTNESTYKNLIDALDEMQICNIGKYVITDIADADKFLLKNFETQGGLSSKIVE
- a CDS encoding energy transducer TonB, which encodes MAKIDLASLEWCELVFKGKNKSYGAYKLRIDSPKRHNRAMFIVLIIALIGFSIPALIRMATPKQKELMTEVTALSQLEKPDVKQDDMKKVQPVAPPPPALKSTIKFTAPIIKKDSEVRDDDEIKSQQELAQTKVSISIADVKGNDEANGKDIADLKQVVTQAPAEEDKVFDMVEQMPTFPGGQAELLSFIGKNLKYPTIAQENGTQGRVICQFIVGKDGTVRDVQVVKSLDPYCDKEAVRVIRSMPRWIPGKQNGKTVTVKYTVPIVFRLQ
- a CDS encoding substrate-binding domain-containing protein; translated protein: MMKKEWLIVMLSLVGFSACSRKPKDGLTDTYTSGVIIIAADESFQPIVQEEVDVFEGINTLAGIVPRYTTEVNAINLFLKDSVRVAIVTRTLTPKEINSFHSRKFFPQEIKLATDGLALIVNRTNTDSLISVRDIQRILTGKVKEWKDIYSASHLKNIQFVFDNKNSSSVRFVVDSLCKDKPLSKNLRALNNNREVINYVANTPEAIGIIGVNWLGNRSDTTNLSFRNEIRVMSVSSEDVATPDNSYKPYQAYLFYGNYPLVRSIYVLLNDPRNALPWGFTSFLTSDRGQRIILKSGLVPATQPVRVVDVENKQ
- a CDS encoding tetratricopeptide repeat protein translates to MKRIQLLMLVMCVAVSPLLAQSVSTDLQSNVARIKELVQTNAQQATEEINQLLKGKNKKDPDLLVAIGRVYLDAGKSSDAEIYLDQAKKVNNKYPAVYLLEGDIALSKKDGGAACQFYEQAIYFDPNCKEAYLKYAHVYKEANPEQAIEMLLRLKEIAPDYLPADKELADVYYKSNQFAKAIEVYARFINSPEATEDDMLKYAFALFLNHDFTKSLEITQLGLQRNSHYAPFNRLAMYNYTDLKLYEQGLKAADDFFNHSDNPDFSYLDYMYYGHLLSVSKKYDEAIVQYEKALKLDSLKTDLWREISNAYENMSNYVSAIDSYKKYFASFTADLQTPDLLFQLGKLYYEEGTMPALQDLAIKKTSLVEADSVFSIIVEKVPESYLGLFWRARANSALDSETTQGLAKPYYEATLSLLAGKNEARYNPVIIECYSYLGYYYLINNKLLQSKEYWTKILSIDPTNSTAKKALAGIK
- a CDS encoding DUF5715 family protein, yielding MRKLKPRYRNIAYLLLFVLFVGIILLIFPSSESSKNMSLKLNHPHNIHGVISYRRSFGDLNDTQLVSAMVNGITPLNTREELKALGDKVVHLSNNEFYSIDSLTHSVPYLVPRASELLSTIGANFLDSLHSKGLNPNRIMVTSMLRTRYDVDRLRRRNGNASENSTHFYGTTFDVSWKRFTKVEDEDGRPLEDVSAETLKLVLSEVLRDVRKADKCYVKYELKQGCFHITAR
- a CDS encoding PhoH family protein, giving the protein MIEKLIVLEDIDPVIFYGVNNTNIQLIKALYPKLRIVARGNVIKVLGDEKEMCTFEENIIALEKYCAEYNSLKEEVIIDIVKGNAPQAEKSGNVIVFSVTGKPIIPRSENQLKLVEGFAKNDMIFAIGPAGSGKTYTAIALAVRALKNKEIKKIILSRPAVEAGEKLGFLPGDMKEKIDPYLQPLYDALQDMIPAAKLKEYMELNVIQIAPLAFMRGRTLNDAVVILDEAQNTTVQQIKMFLTRMGMNTKMIVTGDMTQIDLPASQTSGLVQAIRILKGVKGISFVELGKRDIVRHKLVERIVDAYEKFDKEQKTERDKKREEEKTNRQSEVNRN
- a CDS encoding phosphoribosylaminoimidazolesuccinocarboxamide synthase — its product is MKALVKTDFNFQGQKSVYHGKVRDVYNINDELLVMVASDRISAFDVILPKGIPFKGQVLNQIAAKFLDATADIVPNWKIAAPDPMVTVGIKCEGFRVEMIIRGYLTGSAWREYETGCRNICGVILPDGMKENQKFATPIITPTTKADEGHDENISKEEIIEQDIVSKEDYELMEKYTYALFQRGTEMAAEKGLILVDTKYEFGKKDGKVYLIDEIHTPDSSRYFYADGYEEKFAKGEAQKQLSKEFVRQWLIEHNFMGKTGQQVPEMTDEYVTSVSERYIELYEHIVGEKFNKATTNDLAARIEKNVTEFLKK
- the ubiE gene encoding bifunctional demethylmenaquinone methyltransferase/2-methoxy-6-polyprenyl-1,4-benzoquinol methylase UbiE is translated as MNYPQENIKPYENDGQKSPQVEQMFNNIARKYDLLNHALSMGIDKSWRRKAIKWLKPFAPQHIMDVATGTGDFAILSCRKLQPKELIGTDISEGMMNVGREKVKKEGLSGKISFAREDCTSLSFAADRFDAITVAFGIRNFEDLDKGLAEMHRVLKKNGHLVILELTTPEGFPMKQLFAVYSKVVIPALGKLLSKDKGAYTYLPRSIQAFPQGEVMKKVITKAGFTDVSFQRLTFGICTLYTATK
- the aroE gene encoding shikimate dehydrogenase (AroE; catalyzes the conversion of shikimate to 3-dehydroshikimate), with product MQKYGLIGYPLKHSFSIGYFNEKFSSENINAEYVNFEIPNISDFMEVIEENPNLCGLNVTIPYKEKVISFLDELDKDTIAIGAVNVIKIIREKGKVKLIGYNSDIIGFTQSIQPLLQPHHHKALILGTGGASKAVFHGLKKLGIEGKFVSRTARFGMYTYEELTPEIIKEYTVIVNCTPVGMYPKVDICPNILYEYLTPDHLLYDLLYNPNVTLFMKKGQAKGATTKNGLEMLLLQAFASWEIWQK